The proteins below come from a single Candidatus Eisenbacteria bacterium genomic window:
- a CDS encoding sigma-54 dependent transcriptional regulator has protein sequence MNRAKILIVDDEPSAREFLSVLLGKEGHEVKQSSSAEGALGRLKDDSFDLIIADLKMSGMDGIDLLSRVKKMDPSVPVIIMTGHASQRSAIDALNLGAFQYLEKDWRGDEIKLVVRNALQMRRIQRENVLLKKELKRGHEERETIGKSDGMRDVFKMVEKVADTDSTILICGESGTGKELIAREIHYRSQRANSSFVSINCGALPKDLLESNLFGHVKGSFTGAVKDNAGLLVVAEGGTFFLDEVGETLPATQVKLLRALQEREIIPVGGLSPIKIDVRLIAATNADLEKQIAEGRFRADLYYRLNVIQIRLPPLRERSDDIPLLINHFLKKLCGKGEPKTLSKEAHELLLRYHWPGNVRELENVIERAIILSEADEITPQDLPDRLREKRDSMPGLLIGPPTMTLEELEKQYIMKVLECTKNRKKRASEILGINPSTLYRKLVSYGLISESKEKVLVEQW, from the coding sequence TTGAATCGGGCCAAGATACTTATCGTTGACGACGAGCCCAGTGCACGCGAGTTTCTCAGCGTTCTCCTTGGCAAGGAAGGACACGAGGTCAAACAATCGAGCTCGGCTGAGGGGGCACTGGGCAGGCTGAAAGACGATTCGTTTGACCTCATAATCGCGGACTTGAAGATGTCAGGCATGGACGGCATCGACCTCCTTTCCCGCGTGAAGAAGATGGATCCTTCAGTGCCGGTCATAATCATGACGGGACATGCCTCTCAGAGATCGGCGATCGATGCACTCAATCTTGGAGCTTTTCAATACCTCGAGAAGGACTGGAGAGGCGATGAGATCAAACTTGTCGTGCGGAATGCGCTTCAGATGAGGAGGATACAAAGAGAAAACGTCCTGCTCAAGAAGGAACTTAAGCGCGGCCATGAGGAACGGGAAACGATTGGGAAGAGCGATGGAATGCGCGACGTGTTCAAAATGGTGGAGAAGGTGGCCGACACCGATTCGACCATCCTGATTTGCGGGGAAAGCGGGACAGGAAAGGAGCTGATCGCAAGGGAAATACACTACAGGAGCCAGAGAGCAAACTCTTCCTTTGTCTCAATAAACTGCGGTGCCCTTCCAAAGGACCTCCTGGAGAGTAATCTCTTCGGACATGTAAAGGGGTCATTTACCGGAGCCGTGAAGGATAATGCGGGCCTTCTTGTCGTTGCCGAAGGCGGGACATTCTTCCTGGATGAAGTAGGGGAAACTCTTCCTGCTACACAGGTGAAGCTGCTCAGGGCACTTCAAGAGAGAGAGATAATCCCTGTCGGAGGCTTGAGTCCGATCAAGATAGACGTTAGATTGATAGCTGCCACGAATGCCGATCTGGAAAAGCAGATCGCCGAAGGACGGTTCAGGGCCGACCTTTACTACAGACTGAACGTGATTCAGATAAGACTCCCTCCGCTTCGGGAAAGGAGCGATGACATTCCGCTTCTCATCAATCACTTCCTGAAGAAGCTTTGCGGGAAAGGCGAGCCCAAGACGCTCAGCAAGGAAGCGCACGAGCTTCTTCTGCGTTACCACTGGCCGGGAAACGTCAGGGAGCTTGAGAACGTGATCGAACGTGCAATCATCTTGAGTGAGGCAGATGAGATTACGCCTCAGGACCTGCCGGATAGATTGAGAGAGAAGAGGGACTCAATGCCGGGGCTCTTGATCGGCCCGCCGACAATGACATTGGAGGAACTTGAGAAGCAATACATCATGAAGGTGCTTGAGTGCACGAAGAACCGGAAGAAACGTGCCTCCGAGATACTTGGAATAAACCCGTCAACGCTGTACAGGAAGCTGGTGAGCTACGGACTTATCAGCGAATCAAAGGAGAAGGTCCTGGTTGAGCAATGGTGA
- a CDS encoding type II secretion system protein gives MLKNRKGFSLIELMIVVVIIGILVAIAVPNFISMQNRAKEGSVKANMHTFQLAMEDYAVQNDGTYAVAADKDDVEALFPGGAWPKNPFTGSAYADADVGFGADPDAAGEMAANPATASGYTIKGYGKSAILALTLTNGS, from the coding sequence ATGCTCAAGAACAGAAAGGGTTTCTCGCTTATCGAGCTAATGATTGTGGTGGTAATCATAGGAATACTTGTTGCCATCGCAGTTCCAAACTTTATCTCGATGCAGAACAGGGCAAAAGAGGGAAGCGTTAAGGCAAACATGCACACTTTCCAGCTCGCCATGGAAGACTACGCCGTCCAGAACGACGGAACGTATGCGGTTGCAGCCGACAAGGATGACGTGGAGGCACTTTTCCCGGGCGGAGCGTGGCCTAAGAACCCGTTCACAGGCTCGGCGTACGCAGACGCAGACGTAGGGTTTGGAGCGGATCCTGACGCTGCCGGTGAGATGGCTGCCAACCCGGCAACGGCAAGTGGCTACACAATAAAGGGCTATGGGAAGAGCGCTATCCTGGCGCTGACTCTGACAAACGGCTCGTAA
- a CDS encoding ABC transporter ATP-binding protein translates to MREIALVKERGGRTLLPLSSFPGLQRPAGESEPQVRAEAAVKVEGIGKCFKSPFLRTRKWAVRSVSLEVRSGEIFGLLGPNGAGKTTTLKLLSGLILPTEGTGSILGKPIGDPEARRELGFLPENPSFYERITVDAVLKFAARLAGVSKKGTNARVRQLISLLRLDEWARTEARKLSKGTLQKLGIAQAIVGSPKLLILDEPMSSLDPIGRREVRELLLSMKESGVTILFSTHILPDVEALCDRVGIMKEGRISRILNLNETARNSESYEILIRHPRHVVVEKLSKISEETRPSREGIAAVLDSNQALKRALMIVLEEDAELLAVSRKGEKLEESFIREVTEV, encoded by the coding sequence ATGCGTGAAATTGCCCTGGTCAAAGAGAGAGGCGGTAGAACCCTGCTGCCTCTCTCTTCTTTTCCCGGTCTTCAACGGCCGGCGGGAGAGTCCGAGCCGCAGGTCCGCGCTGAAGCTGCAGTCAAAGTTGAGGGAATCGGCAAGTGCTTCAAATCGCCATTCCTCAGGACCAGGAAGTGGGCCGTGCGTTCGGTCTCGCTTGAGGTAAGGAGCGGGGAGATTTTTGGCCTCCTTGGGCCAAACGGTGCGGGGAAAACGACGACTTTGAAACTTCTGAGCGGTCTCATATTACCGACCGAAGGGACCGGCTCGATACTAGGAAAGCCAATCGGAGATCCGGAGGCAAGGCGTGAGCTGGGATTCCTTCCAGAGAATCCGTCCTTCTACGAGAGGATTACGGTGGACGCCGTTCTCAAGTTCGCTGCTCGGTTGGCAGGAGTCTCAAAAAAAGGCACAAACGCGAGAGTGAGGCAGCTCATTTCTCTCCTGCGGCTCGACGAATGGGCTCGGACTGAAGCGAGGAAACTCTCCAAAGGCACTCTCCAAAAGTTGGGCATCGCGCAAGCTATCGTAGGCAGTCCGAAGCTTCTTATTCTCGATGAGCCGATGAGTTCACTCGATCCAATTGGAAGAAGAGAGGTGAGAGAGCTTCTCCTCTCAATGAAGGAAAGCGGGGTCACAATTCTATTCTCAACGCACATCCTTCCTGACGTAGAGGCCTTGTGCGACAGGGTCGGAATAATGAAGGAGGGAAGAATAAGCCGGATCCTCAACTTGAACGAGACCGCAAGGAACTCGGAATCCTACGAGATTCTGATTAGACATCCCAGACACGTAGTCGTTGAGAAACTCTCAAAGATATCGGAGGAAACGAGGCCGTCAAGAGAGGGTATCGCAGCGGTTCTCGACAGCAACCAGGCCCTGAAGAGAGCACTGATGATTGTTCTCGAAGAGGATGCTGAGCTCCTCGCCGTATCAAGGAAAGGCGAGAAACTGGAGGAATCTTTCATCAGGGAGGTGACAGAAGTTTGA
- a CDS encoding ABC transporter permease, whose amino-acid sequence MRISAIVLNTFREAIREKALYLVVAFGILLIISGRLVTPLALGEEAKIMTDLGLSALSLFSLLIVVLVGTSLLRKEMERHTAYSVLSKPVRREEFILGKYLGLLLTVTLAIFLMSLILILTLRMTTGKWEPVMLLGAFFAFLEAVVLTGAAVFFSTFAGSVTSSLFILSIYVLGETSGSLKYWVDRGGSQLGKGAVSLAYYMLPNLTALNVRGELVHGVPVTAERIIFCFSYSLLYAFATLAIAVLVFRRRDLA is encoded by the coding sequence TTGAGGATTTCCGCAATTGTGCTGAACACGTTCAGAGAGGCCATAAGGGAAAAAGCCCTGTATCTCGTTGTTGCGTTCGGAATTCTCCTCATCATCAGCGGGCGGCTGGTGACACCGCTCGCCCTCGGCGAGGAAGCGAAGATAATGACAGACCTGGGGCTATCGGCTCTCTCTCTTTTTTCACTTCTTATAGTTGTTCTTGTCGGGACTTCCCTCCTGAGAAAAGAGATGGAACGCCATACCGCTTATTCCGTCCTCTCCAAGCCCGTGAGGAGGGAGGAGTTCATTCTGGGGAAATACCTTGGGCTTCTGCTCACGGTCACGCTCGCCATTTTTCTCATGTCTCTTATTCTCATTCTCACTTTGAGAATGACCACCGGAAAATGGGAGCCAGTGATGCTTCTTGGCGCATTTTTTGCGTTTCTCGAAGCGGTTGTTCTGACCGGCGCGGCAGTTTTCTTCTCCACTTTCGCCGGCTCCGTGACCAGTTCGCTCTTCATCCTCTCGATTTACGTTCTTGGAGAGACAAGCGGAAGCCTGAAATACTGGGTCGACAGGGGCGGCTCACAACTGGGAAAAGGGGCAGTCTCACTTGCGTATTACATGCTTCCCAATCTCACAGCGCTGAATGTGAGAGGGGAGCTGGTTCACGGTGTTCCAGTCACCGCGGAGAGAATTATCTTCTGCTTCAGCTATTCACTGCTTTATGCATTCGCAACTCTTGCCATTGCCGTGCTGGTTTTCCGAAGGAGAGATCTGGCTTGA
- a CDS encoding prepilin peptidase codes for MERFIHMSCLFVLGAVMGSFLNVCIHRIPRGMSIVTPRSHCPKCLAKIRAVDNIPVLSYIILRGRCRVCHERISLRYIAVELLLGVLFVLGGIVFEPGWRLFFLLAFISLVLSSIMTDLELRIIPDRFSLTGLGLGVIFALFLDGNWVKGIGGAIFGGGSLFLVGWAYKRFRGIDGMGGGDIKMAAMIGAFLGMGGAFYSIFFASLAGSLYGIASIVLKKGTMKTELPFGVFLGISSVAVLFCQELLLIRAIPALWGWG; via the coding sequence TTGGAAAGGTTTATCCACATGTCCTGTCTTTTTGTCCTTGGCGCGGTGATGGGAAGTTTCCTGAATGTCTGCATCCACAGAATCCCGAGAGGGATGTCCATCGTCACGCCACGGTCGCACTGCCCAAAGTGTCTGGCAAAGATACGGGCAGTCGATAACATTCCAGTCCTGAGCTACATCATCCTTCGCGGCAGATGCCGCGTCTGTCACGAAAGGATCAGCCTGCGCTATATCGCAGTTGAACTCCTTCTCGGCGTTCTTTTTGTCCTTGGCGGGATCGTCTTTGAGCCGGGCTGGAGACTCTTTTTTCTACTTGCGTTCATTTCGCTCGTTCTGAGCTCGATCATGACCGATCTCGAACTGCGCATAATACCGGACCGATTCAGCCTGACAGGACTCGGCCTGGGTGTGATATTCGCGCTATTCCTGGATGGAAACTGGGTCAAGGGAATAGGGGGGGCAATCTTCGGCGGAGGAAGCTTGTTCCTTGTGGGCTGGGCTTACAAGAGATTCAGAGGGATAGATGGAATGGGCGGAGGCGACATCAAGATGGCAGCGATGATCGGCGCATTCCTGGGAATGGGGGGCGCGTTCTATTCTATTTTCTTCGCCTCCCTTGCCGGATCACTGTATGGCATTGCCTCAATTGTCTTGAAAAAGGGAACCATGAAAACTGAACTTCCGTTCGGGGTATTTCTCGGAATTAGTTCTGTTGCCGTGCTCTTCTGTCAGGAATTGCTCCTTATCCGGGCGATTCCCGCTCTGTGGGGATGGGGATAG
- the pilM gene encoding type IV pilus assembly protein PilM — MLWKKKEGIGLDIGSSAAKLVVLSRAGKRLQISRYGIRELPPEAIVGGEIIDRELVVRAVSELSEELKVKGRNVVTALSGRGVIVKRITTEMVAKEALREAVFCAAEEHIPFDINDVAMDFHVLKSEGKPKTLDVLLVAVRKETVSNLLQLLKEAGIGASVVDINPMAVLNSVSYSEDISKTEIFAVVDVGAESTCITISRESEPFLSWHVSTGARSFAQALQKGLSVTQAEALKILMGEDGKEKDEVVSLILPGLEEIAASLERAVSYLSDTGAGEKLDKLFLCGGGSASLGLTDFFSERFPVNVKVADTVHKMGSAPSPLGSRLAVAIGLALREVT; from the coding sequence ATGCTCTGGAAGAAGAAAGAGGGAATCGGGCTCGACATAGGATCAAGCGCAGCAAAGCTCGTCGTCCTTTCGAGAGCAGGAAAGAGGCTTCAGATCTCCCGGTACGGCATTCGGGAGCTGCCCCCGGAGGCAATTGTCGGTGGAGAGATCATTGATAGAGAGCTTGTCGTACGCGCCGTCTCCGAGCTGTCGGAAGAGCTCAAGGTGAAGGGTAGAAACGTCGTGACTGCGCTTTCAGGCAGAGGCGTGATTGTAAAGCGAATAACGACGGAAATGGTCGCAAAAGAGGCGCTAAGAGAGGCCGTGTTCTGCGCTGCAGAAGAGCATATACCGTTCGACATAAATGATGTGGCAATGGATTTTCACGTTCTTAAGAGCGAAGGCAAGCCAAAGACCCTGGATGTCCTCCTTGTCGCAGTCAGGAAGGAGACGGTTTCCAACCTCCTGCAGCTATTGAAAGAGGCCGGGATTGGAGCCTCTGTCGTCGATATAAACCCCATGGCTGTTCTCAACTCTGTCAGTTATTCGGAGGATATATCCAAGACCGAGATCTTCGCCGTGGTCGATGTTGGCGCCGAGTCAACATGCATAACCATATCAAGGGAATCAGAACCATTCCTGAGCTGGCACGTCTCAACCGGTGCCAGAAGCTTCGCCCAGGCACTTCAGAAAGGCCTCAGCGTCACGCAGGCCGAGGCTCTGAAGATATTGATGGGAGAAGATGGAAAGGAGAAGGATGAGGTCGTCAGTCTCATCCTGCCCGGCTTGGAGGAGATTGCCGCTTCTCTGGAGAGGGCTGTTTCCTACCTTTCGGATACAGGCGCCGGAGAGAAATTGGACAAGCTTTTTCTGTGCGGCGGAGGCTCCGCTTCCCTTGGCCTCACCGACTTCTTCTCGGAGAGATTTCCTGTCAATGTGAAGGTCGCAGACACGGTTCACAAAATGGGGAGTGCACCTTCTCCTCTAGGCTCCAGATTGGCGGTTGCCATCGGCCTGGCTCTCAGGGAGGTCACGTAG
- a CDS encoding PilN domain-containing protein — protein sequence MIRINLVPEEDRDRGALGERPRAISVFSKSFLTVSLFIVFAGTFFQIEQGRRVSEALSELEKNIELRKKTSSEILTRERELLKLKEYFAGIQSLTGQRGVPVLVLEELSRKLPGDLWYTSVFQSGSREITIEGVSFSNLRVAQLMGGIDRSTIFEGTKLLYSEKGTVSGRDVVKFKLTAVVSFGGVSEPAPRRKG from the coding sequence ATGATAAGAATCAACCTTGTTCCAGAAGAAGATAGAGACCGAGGTGCGCTCGGTGAAAGGCCTCGCGCCATCTCCGTCTTTTCGAAATCATTTCTCACTGTCTCACTCTTCATTGTGTTCGCCGGGACATTTTTTCAGATCGAACAGGGGAGAAGGGTATCTGAAGCTCTCTCTGAACTGGAGAAGAACATTGAGTTGAGAAAGAAAACGTCTTCAGAGATTTTGACGAGAGAAAGGGAGCTGCTCAAGCTCAAGGAGTACTTTGCAGGGATTCAAAGTCTGACCGGACAAAGGGGAGTCCCGGTCCTGGTTCTGGAAGAACTCTCGAGAAAACTTCCCGGCGATCTTTGGTACACCAGCGTTTTCCAGAGCGGGTCCCGGGAGATAACTATCGAGGGAGTCTCTTTCTCAAATCTAAGGGTTGCCCAGCTGATGGGTGGAATAGACCGGTCCACAATCTTCGAGGGTACGAAACTGCTGTATTCGGAGAAAGGCACGGTATCCGGGAGAGATGTTGTGAAATTCAAGCTTACGGCAGTAGTGAGCTTCGGCGGAGTCAGTGAGCCTGCCCCGAGGAGGAAAGGATGA
- the pilO gene encoding type 4a pilus biogenesis protein PilO produces the protein MNQLGILRKGGPKITIIFSVLILLIDLVLPGIPFSYSSFATRTKEKEERLDSLEQESVRLGRKLSGRKETMDELAALRERWNVEKDLIPAEPDVASMLTMISLTAIGCGVTILLVKPEQKRIVRGMTELPVSITVAGGYHETARFISDILNLPRLLNVSQVKFQSYTKGGLDETVEATMIVTGYSHGEAAGK, from the coding sequence ATGAACCAACTCGGCATCTTGAGAAAAGGCGGACCAAAGATAACGATCATCTTCTCGGTTCTCATCCTCCTGATTGATCTTGTCCTTCCTGGAATACCGTTCTCGTACTCAAGCTTCGCGACAAGGACAAAGGAGAAGGAGGAGAGGCTCGATTCCCTTGAACAGGAATCAGTCAGACTCGGGAGAAAGCTCTCTGGCCGGAAGGAAACGATGGATGAGCTTGCTGCTCTTCGCGAGAGATGGAATGTGGAGAAAGACCTCATTCCTGCAGAGCCGGATGTTGCCTCAATGCTTACGATGATCTCGCTTACCGCGATCGGCTGCGGTGTGACGATACTTCTTGTGAAGCCCGAACAGAAAAGGATCGTCAGGGGAATGACGGAGCTGCCTGTTTCTATCACGGTTGCCGGCGGCTACCACGAGACTGCCCGTTTCATCTCTGACATATTGAATCTTCCCAGACTCCTGAACGTAAGCCAGGTCAAGTTTCAATCGTACACGAAGGGCGGTCTGGATGAGACTGTAGAGGCAACGATGATAGTAACCGGGTATTCACATGGCGAGGCCGCAGGCAAATAG